A single Nostoc sp. PCC 7107 DNA region contains:
- the ileS gene encoding isoleucine--tRNA ligase, whose protein sequence is MTETGSYKDTVNLPKTNFEMRANAIKREPEIQKFWADNKIFERLSQENPGELFILHDGPPYANGSLHIGHALNKILKDIINRYQLLQGRKVRYVPGWDCHGLPIELKVLQNLKSAERQSLTPLQLRQKAKEFALATVDDQRKNFQRYGVWGDWDNPYLTLKPEYEAAQIGVFGQMVLKGYIYRGLKPVHWSPSSKTALAEAELEYPEGHTSRSIYAAFPVTGLSEAAKSVLGEYLPELGVAVWTTTPWTIPGNLAVAVNGDLNYAVVEVSRRDAEAQRGFKYLIVAADLVERLAATISAELTVKATFKGKELEHTTYRHPLYDRESPVVVGGDYITTESGTGLVHTAPGHGQEDYIVGQRYGLPILAPVDDNGNFTEEAGQFAGLNVLGDGNQAVIDALTAAGSLLKEEAYAHKYPYDWRTKKPTIFRATEQWFASVEGFRDEALKAIASVKWIPAQGENRITPMVAERSDWCISRQRAWGVPIPVFYDEETNEPLLNEETINYVQAIIAEKGSDAWWELSVTELLPESYRNNGRSYRRGTDTMDVWFDSGSSWAAVAKQRPELRYPADIYLEGSDQHRGWFQSSLLTSVAVNDIAPYKTVLTHGFALDEQGRKMSKSEGNVVDPNAIIEGGKNQKSDPAYGADVLRLWVSSVDYSGDVRIGKNIIKQLNDVRGKIRNTARFLLGSLHDFDPEKDAVPFEDLPQLDKYMLHRIREVFQEVTEAFDSFQFFRFFQTVQNFCVVDLSNFYLDIAKDRLYISASKSFRRRSCQTVIHVALENLARAIAPVLCHTAEDIWQYLPYKTPYKSVFQAGWVQVEDKWDNPELGEFWETLRQLRTDVNKVLEQARIEKMIGSSLEAKALIHLPHKQLGDAIKAFNPVSGNGIDELRYLLLTSQVEVLDSPEKLQGLKYTVQTVDWQIGVANADGEKCDRCWNYSTHVGESAEHPLLCERCVSALSGAF, encoded by the coding sequence GTGACGGAAACTGGAAGCTACAAAGACACTGTAAATCTACCTAAAACTAATTTTGAGATGCGGGCTAACGCCATCAAGCGTGAACCTGAAATTCAAAAGTTTTGGGCAGACAATAAAATTTTTGAACGCCTGTCGCAAGAAAACCCAGGCGAATTATTTATACTGCACGATGGCCCTCCCTACGCAAACGGCTCTCTGCATATTGGTCATGCCTTAAATAAAATTCTCAAAGATATTATTAATCGCTACCAGTTGTTACAAGGGCGGAAGGTTCGTTATGTGCCTGGTTGGGACTGTCACGGCTTGCCAATTGAACTGAAGGTTTTGCAAAATCTTAAGTCGGCAGAACGGCAGAGTTTAACGCCTTTGCAGTTGCGCCAAAAAGCGAAAGAGTTTGCTTTAGCAACGGTAGATGACCAACGTAAAAATTTCCAACGCTACGGTGTTTGGGGTGACTGGGATAACCCATATCTGACGCTGAAGCCGGAATACGAAGCCGCGCAGATTGGTGTATTCGGACAGATGGTGTTAAAAGGATACATCTATCGCGGGTTGAAGCCAGTTCACTGGAGTCCAAGTTCTAAGACGGCGTTGGCTGAGGCGGAGTTGGAATATCCAGAAGGGCATACTTCGCGGAGTATTTATGCTGCGTTCCCTGTGACTGGTTTGTCGGAGGCGGCAAAATCAGTGTTGGGAGAGTATCTGCCTGAGTTGGGTGTGGCTGTGTGGACTACTACGCCTTGGACAATTCCCGGTAACTTGGCTGTGGCGGTGAATGGGGATTTGAATTACGCGGTGGTGGAAGTCTCACGCAGAGACGCAGAGGCGCAGAGAGGATTTAAGTATTTAATCGTGGCGGCGGATTTGGTGGAACGGTTGGCGGCTACTATTTCGGCTGAGTTGACGGTGAAGGCGACTTTTAAGGGTAAGGAGTTAGAACATACTACTTACCGTCATCCTTTATATGACCGGGAAAGTCCGGTTGTAGTTGGGGGTGACTACATTACTACTGAGTCGGGTACTGGGTTGGTGCATACTGCCCCTGGTCATGGTCAAGAAGACTACATTGTAGGTCAGCGTTACGGATTGCCGATTCTTGCGCCAGTGGATGATAACGGCAACTTTACCGAAGAAGCGGGACAGTTTGCGGGGTTAAATGTGCTGGGTGACGGAAATCAGGCGGTCATTGATGCGCTGACGGCTGCGGGTTCGCTGTTGAAGGAGGAAGCTTACGCCCACAAATATCCTTATGACTGGCGGACGAAGAAACCAACGATTTTCCGGGCGACAGAACAGTGGTTTGCTTCGGTGGAAGGATTTAGGGATGAGGCACTAAAGGCGATCGCATCTGTAAAATGGATACCAGCCCAAGGTGAAAATCGCATCACGCCAATGGTGGCGGAACGTTCTGATTGGTGTATTTCTCGTCAACGTGCTTGGGGTGTACCAATTCCTGTATTCTACGATGAGGAAACGAACGAACCTCTGTTAAATGAGGAAACTATTAACTACGTTCAAGCTATCATCGCTGAAAAGGGTTCTGATGCTTGGTGGGAATTGTCTGTTACTGAATTATTACCAGAATCCTATAGAAATAATGGTAGGTCTTACCGCAGAGGTACAGACACAATGGATGTCTGGTTTGATTCTGGTTCATCTTGGGCGGCTGTGGCCAAGCAACGCCCAGAGTTACGCTACCCCGCCGATATATATTTAGAAGGTTCCGACCAACATCGAGGTTGGTTCCAATCAAGTTTGCTCACTAGTGTTGCTGTAAATGACATTGCGCCTTACAAAACTGTGTTAACGCACGGCTTTGCTTTGGATGAGCAAGGGCGGAAGATGAGCAAATCAGAAGGAAATGTGGTTGACCCCAATGCCATCATTGAAGGCGGGAAAAATCAAAAATCAGACCCAGCTTATGGTGCAGATGTCTTGAGATTGTGGGTATCATCGGTAGACTATTCTGGTGATGTCCGCATTGGGAAAAACATCATCAAGCAACTGAACGATGTGCGCGGTAAGATTCGCAATACAGCGCGGTTTTTGTTGGGTAGCTTGCACGATTTCGACCCGGAAAAAGATGCAGTACCTTTTGAAGATTTGCCGCAGTTAGATAAGTATATGCTGCACCGCATTCGTGAGGTGTTTCAAGAAGTAACGGAAGCGTTTGATAGTTTCCAATTCTTCCGTTTCTTCCAAACTGTGCAGAATTTCTGTGTGGTTGATTTATCTAACTTCTATTTAGATATTGCTAAGGATAGGCTATACATCAGCGCGTCGAAATCTTTCCGCCGACGCAGTTGTCAGACAGTCATACACGTTGCTTTAGAAAATTTAGCACGAGCGATCGCACCTGTTCTCTGCCATACTGCTGAAGATATCTGGCAATATCTCCCCTACAAAACACCTTACAAATCAGTATTTCAAGCTGGTTGGGTGCAGGTAGAGGATAAATGGGACAATCCCGAATTAGGGGAATTTTGGGAAACATTACGACAACTCCGCACCGACGTTAACAAGGTTTTAGAACAAGCCAGAATCGAAAAAATGATTGGTTCTTCCCTGGAAGCTAAAGCTTTGATTCACTTACCTCATAAACAGTTGGGTGATGCTATCAAAGCCTTTAATCCTGTTAGCGGTAACGGTATTGACGAATTGCGGTATTTGTTGCTGACTTCTCAAGTGGAAGTCTTAGATTCGCCGGAAAAATTGCAAGGATTAAAATATACCGTTCAAACTGTAGACTGGCAAATTGGAGTAGCAAATGCCGATGGTGAAAAATGCGATCGCTGCTGGAACTACTCAACCCATGTGGGAGAATCAGCAGAGCATCCGTTGTTGTGCGAAAGATGCGTTTCTGCCTTATCTGGTGCATTCTAA
- a CDS encoding DUF6883 domain-containing protein, which yields MTNPDEEENLKEEIEKALTAMNNYIKEGYDALANQQDISDREIYQLFAEIMGQEQADKLLSQRKWNTKLFLRDISLFLMEEPEYRKKFEERGFNHEEITKLPVNLNLLPNSENAVVDIRKLREYCLNPEHSKGKDKARLFSSMLGITADNAEELRQVILTAARIYEVSLNRCDQYGQRYTLDFPLTSKDRTATIRTGWIIEDGSDIPRLTSCYPLL from the coding sequence ATGACAAACCCAGATGAAGAAGAGAATTTGAAAGAAGAGATTGAAAAAGCTCTCACCGCCATGAATAACTATATCAAAGAAGGTTATGATGCGCTTGCTAATCAACAAGACATTAGCGATAGAGAAATATATCAGCTATTCGCAGAAATCATGGGACAAGAACAAGCTGATAAATTGTTGAGTCAAAGAAAATGGAATACAAAACTTTTCTTAAGGGATATTTCATTATTTCTAATGGAAGAACCTGAGTACCGTAAAAAATTTGAAGAGAGGGGATTCAATCATGAAGAAATTACTAAATTACCTGTGAATTTAAATTTACTTCCAAATTCAGAAAATGCAGTTGTTGATATTCGTAAACTACGTGAATATTGTCTCAATCCAGAGCATTCTAAAGGAAAGGATAAAGCTCGTCTTTTTTCATCTATGCTGGGTATAACGGCTGACAATGCTGAGGAATTACGCCAAGTTATTTTGACAGCAGCCAGAATTTATGAAGTCAGCTTAAATCGGTGTGATCAATATGGACAACGTTATACTTTAGATTTCCCTCTGACTAGCAAAGATAGAACTGCAACCATTCGCACTGGTTGGATTATAGAAGATGGTTCTGATATTCCCAGATTAACCAGCTGCTATCCTTTATTGTAA
- a CDS encoding DUF4926 domain-containing protein translates to MSKSTPKLLDIVALTIDLPEYNLLRGQVGTIVDILADGDAFEVEFSDRNGQTYESVGLRPEQIMVLHFEPASPSSVAEMVTA, encoded by the coding sequence ATGAGTAAAAGTACACCAAAGTTGCTAGATATAGTAGCACTCACAATTGATCTGCCTGAATATAATTTGTTGCGTGGTCAAGTTGGTACGATAGTTGACATATTAGCGGATGGTGATGCTTTTGAAGTCGAATTTAGCGATCGCAATGGTCAAACCTACGAATCTGTTGGTTTACGTCCAGAGCAAATTATGGTTTTACATTTTGAGCCAGCATCACCTAGTTCAGTAGCAGAGATGGTTACAGCATAA
- a CDS encoding type II toxin-antitoxin system HigA family antitoxin: MKPQVITTEEEYDRTLETVEKLMACKNRTPEQTAILQLLVTLIEEFENKNYPLEPSSPHAILKHLMEARGIKQSDLVGIIGSKGVVSEVVNGNRAISKAQAKALGEFFHVSPALFI; this comes from the coding sequence ATGAAGCCTCAAGTTATTACAACAGAAGAAGAATACGATCGCACTCTAGAAACTGTAGAAAAATTGATGGCGTGTAAAAATCGTACACCAGAACAAACCGCCATACTACAGCTGTTAGTGACTCTCATTGAAGAATTTGAAAACAAAAACTATCCCCTTGAACCATCATCACCTCATGCAATTCTTAAGCATTTGATGGAAGCGCGAGGAATTAAACAATCTGACTTAGTGGGAATTATTGGTTCTAAAGGCGTGGTTTCCGAAGTTGTGAACGGTAACAGAGCAATTAGTAAAGCTCAAGCAAAAGCCCTAGGAGAATTTTTTCATGTTTCTCCAGCATTGTTTATCTAG
- a CDS encoding Ycf66 family protein, which translates to MLAYVLALVVGLGSLSLYVSAFFFPEIHRKNDFIWSGIGLFYALVLWVFAPHIGGGLLLGHVASVALLVWFGWQTLSLRRQVTPQLQQTPVPSSEAVKTSLQEQVTKLSIPERLGKLQQSLSSTFGGVKDKVQPSVSKNVPVEKPAVEIIDKTTPISEPAAEEVPATTAATSVTETVPEVIPPHPPSPELVEAAQVHPEAENKEPIPVEEIAPDAVLAPPAEAPTEQIPPNS; encoded by the coding sequence ATGCTGGCATACGTCCTAGCTTTGGTGGTCGGTCTTGGTAGTTTATCACTCTACGTATCAGCTTTCTTTTTCCCAGAGATCCATCGCAAGAATGATTTTATTTGGAGTGGTATTGGACTGTTTTACGCTTTAGTTTTATGGGTGTTTGCGCCACATATTGGCGGAGGATTATTACTAGGCCATGTGGCTAGTGTGGCTCTTTTAGTATGGTTTGGCTGGCAAACTTTATCACTGCGGCGACAAGTCACTCCGCAATTACAACAAACTCCAGTACCTAGTTCGGAAGCTGTGAAAACCTCCCTACAAGAACAGGTGACAAAATTATCTATTCCAGAACGCCTTGGCAAGTTACAACAAAGTTTGAGTAGCACCTTTGGCGGTGTGAAAGACAAAGTACAACCATCTGTCAGTAAAAATGTACCAGTAGAGAAACCTGCTGTTGAGATTATTGACAAAACTACACCTATCTCAGAACCTGCTGCTGAAGAAGTACCTGCAACTACAGCTGCTACATCTGTAACTGAGACTGTTCCAGAAGTAATTCCACCCCATCCCCCATCCCCGGAATTGGTGGAAGCCGCACAAGTACATCCTGAAGCGGAAAATAAAGAACCTATCCCTGTAGAAGAAATTGCGCCGGATGCGGTGCTTGCTCCCCCCGCGGAAGCTCCAACGGAACAAATACCGCCAAATAGTTAG
- the gndA gene encoding NADP-dependent phosphogluconate dehydrogenase: protein MTLQSFGVIGLAVMGENIALNVERNGFPIAVYNRSREKTDAFMAERAPGRNVKAAFTLEEFVAALERPRKILVMVQAGKPVDAVIQQLKPLLNEGDIIIDGGNSWFEDTQRRTEELEPLGLRFLGMGVSGGEEGALNGPSLMPGGTQSSYEYLSPIFNKIAAQVDDGPCVTYVGPGGSGHYVKMVHNGIEYGDMQLIAEAYDLLKNAGGLDHNQLHEVFAEWNTTDELNSFLIEITANIFPYIDPETSLPLVDLIVDAAGQKGTGRWTVQTALELGVSIPTITAAVNARIISSIKDERIAASKQLTGPSGKYDGTTKEFINKVRDALYCSKICSYAQGMALLSTASKTYNWNLDLGELARIWKGGCIIRAGFLNKIKKAFTENPALPNLLLAPEFKQTILDRQTAWREVIITAAKLGIPVPAFSASLDYFDSYRRDRLPQNLTQAQRDYFGAHTYLRLDKPGSFHTEWVPITEATK, encoded by the coding sequence ATGACACTACAAAGTTTTGGTGTGATTGGATTAGCCGTTATGGGCGAGAATATCGCTCTTAATGTAGAACGTAATGGTTTTCCAATTGCAGTATACAACCGCTCCCGCGAAAAAACCGATGCTTTCATGGCCGAGCGTGCGCCAGGGCGGAACGTTAAAGCAGCCTTTACTTTAGAAGAATTCGTTGCAGCATTGGAACGTCCCCGCAAAATTCTAGTAATGGTACAAGCTGGTAAACCCGTGGATGCGGTGATTCAGCAGCTCAAACCTTTGCTAAACGAAGGCGATATCATTATTGATGGTGGCAACTCTTGGTTTGAAGATACCCAAAGACGTACCGAAGAACTAGAACCCCTAGGTCTGCGGTTTCTCGGTATGGGTGTGAGTGGTGGTGAAGAAGGCGCATTAAACGGCCCTTCTCTGATGCCTGGTGGTACCCAAAGTTCTTATGAGTATCTCTCACCAATTTTCAATAAAATTGCTGCCCAAGTTGATGACGGCCCTTGTGTTACCTACGTCGGCCCTGGTGGTTCCGGTCACTATGTGAAGATGGTACACAACGGCATTGAGTACGGCGATATGCAGCTGATTGCTGAAGCCTACGACTTGCTGAAAAATGCTGGTGGACTCGACCACAATCAGCTTCACGAAGTGTTTGCTGAATGGAACACCACTGACGAACTCAATTCATTTTTGATTGAGATTACAGCTAATATCTTCCCCTACATTGACCCAGAAACCAGTCTACCCCTGGTAGATTTGATTGTGGACGCAGCAGGTCAAAAAGGAACTGGTCGCTGGACTGTACAAACTGCTTTGGAATTAGGAGTTTCGATTCCCACCATTACAGCAGCCGTAAATGCTCGGATTATCTCTTCTATTAAAGATGAACGGATAGCCGCATCCAAGCAACTCACAGGCCCCAGCGGCAAATATGACGGTACTACCAAAGAGTTTATTAACAAAGTTCGGGATGCTTTGTATTGCTCTAAGATTTGTTCTTATGCTCAAGGGATGGCTCTACTATCTACAGCTTCCAAAACATATAATTGGAATTTGGATTTGGGTGAATTAGCCCGGATTTGGAAAGGTGGTTGTATTATTCGTGCTGGCTTCTTGAATAAAATTAAGAAGGCATTTACCGAAAATCCCGCATTGCCTAACTTGCTATTGGCTCCTGAATTTAAGCAAACAATTCTCGATCGACAAACAGCTTGGCGGGAAGTAATCATAACTGCTGCAAAATTGGGTATTCCTGTACCAGCATTTAGCGCATCTTTAGATTATTTTGACAGCTATCGCCGCGATCGCTTGCCCCAAAACCTCACTCAAGCACAACGCGATTACTTCGGCGCACATACCTATCTACGTCTCGATAAACCAGGTAGTTTCCACACTGAATGGGTTCCCATCACGGAAGCCACAAAGTAA
- the hisF gene encoding imidazole glycerol phosphate synthase subunit HisF: MLSKRILPCLDVKAGRVVKGVNFVNLQDAGDPVELAKVYNDAGADELVFLDITATHEDRNTILDVVYRTAEQVFIPLTVGGGIQTLENVKALLRAGADKVSINSAAVRDPDLINRASDRFGNQCIVVAIDARRRVDPENPGWDVYVRGGRENTGLDALKWAAEVEQRGAGELLVTSMDADGTQAGYDLELTKAIAQSVQIPVIASGGAGNCEHIYQAVTEGKAEAALLASLLHYGQLSVSEIKNYLRDRHIPVRLYP, from the coding sequence ATGTTGTCTAAAAGGATCTTACCCTGCTTGGATGTGAAGGCGGGACGGGTTGTAAAAGGAGTTAACTTTGTCAATCTCCAAGATGCCGGTGATCCGGTTGAGTTGGCAAAGGTTTACAACGATGCTGGGGCAGATGAGTTAGTGTTTCTGGATATTACAGCCACTCATGAAGACCGAAATACAATTCTCGATGTAGTTTACCGCACGGCAGAGCAGGTCTTTATTCCGCTAACTGTAGGCGGCGGTATCCAAACCTTAGAAAATGTTAAAGCTTTGTTACGGGCTGGAGCAGACAAGGTTAGTATTAATTCTGCGGCAGTACGTGACCCAGACTTGATAAATCGGGCGAGCGATCGCTTTGGTAATCAGTGCATAGTAGTTGCAATTGATGCCAGACGCAGGGTTGATCCTGAAAATCCTGGCTGGGATGTGTACGTGCGTGGTGGGCGGGAAAATACAGGTTTAGATGCCCTCAAATGGGCGGCTGAAGTTGAACAACGTGGTGCAGGAGAACTGTTAGTTACAAGTATGGATGCTGATGGGACTCAAGCAGGCTATGACTTAGAGTTAACTAAAGCGATCGCCCAATCAGTCCAAATCCCCGTAATTGCTTCTGGGGGTGCAGGTAATTGTGAACATATTTATCAAGCTGTAACTGAAGGTAAAGCAGAAGCTGCGTTATTAGCATCATTACTGCACTACGGGCAATTAAGCGTCTCAGAAATTAAGAATTATTTGCGCGATCGCCACATACCAGTACGTTTGTACCCATAA
- the ruvB gene encoding Holliday junction branch migration DNA helicase RuvB, whose protein sequence is MAIISSKKQPPEPNKPPKEPRESVKASSQETILQPEAAVDEQGKPEESIRPQRFADYIGQKDLKDVLEIAIKAAKSRGEVLDHLLLYGPPGLGKTTMAMILASEMGVNYKITSAPALERPRDIVGLLVNLKPGDIIFIDEIHRLSRMTEEILYPAMEDYRLDITIGKGTSARIRSLPLAKFTLVGATTRVGALTSPLRDRFGLVQKLRFYEVDELSQIVLRSSQLLQTNVTADGATEIARRSRGTPRIANRLLKRVRDFAEVKKLTEITESIAAEALQLFQVDPCGLDWTDRKMLSVIIENFNGGPVGLETIAAATGEDTQTIEEVYEPYLMQIGYLSRTPRGRIATKAAYQHLGFKPPNEQLSIL, encoded by the coding sequence ATGGCGATAATCTCCTCGAAAAAACAGCCTCCTGAACCCAATAAACCACCCAAAGAGCCGAGGGAATCAGTAAAAGCATCTTCCCAAGAAACTATATTGCAGCCTGAAGCCGCTGTTGATGAACAAGGAAAACCAGAAGAGAGTATTCGACCACAGCGATTTGCCGATTACATTGGGCAGAAAGACTTAAAGGATGTGCTAGAAATTGCCATCAAAGCCGCAAAATCACGGGGTGAAGTCCTGGATCACTTGTTGTTGTATGGCCCGCCAGGATTGGGTAAAACGACAATGGCAATGATTTTAGCATCAGAAATGGGTGTTAACTATAAGATTACGAGTGCGCCAGCGCTAGAACGTCCACGAGATATTGTCGGGCTATTGGTGAACCTGAAACCCGGAGATATCATATTTATCGACGAAATTCATCGTCTTTCCAGGATGACTGAGGAAATTCTCTATCCAGCTATGGAGGATTATCGCTTAGATATTACCATTGGCAAGGGTACTAGTGCGCGGATTAGAAGTTTACCACTGGCGAAATTTACCTTAGTGGGCGCGACAACCCGTGTTGGTGCTTTGACTTCACCTTTGCGCGATCGCTTTGGCTTAGTGCAGAAGTTACGCTTTTATGAAGTGGATGAATTGAGCCAAATTGTTCTTCGCAGTTCGCAACTCCTACAAACCAACGTGACAGCCGATGGTGCGACGGAAATCGCCCGCCGTTCACGAGGTACACCACGAATCGCTAATCGGCTTCTTAAACGAGTACGTGATTTTGCAGAAGTCAAAAAACTAACAGAAATTACCGAAAGCATAGCTGCTGAAGCACTACAACTCTTCCAAGTAGACCCCTGCGGCTTAGATTGGACAGACCGCAAAATGCTCAGTGTCATTATTGAAAATTTCAATGGTGGCCCTGTGGGTTTAGAAACCATCGCCGCAGCGACTGGGGAAGATACCCAGACAATTGAAGAAGTATATGAACCTTACTTGATGCAGATTGGCTATTTAAGCCGGACACCGCGCGGTCGGATCGCCACAAAAGCTGCATATCAGCATTTGGGATTCAAGCCACCCAATGAGCAGTTGTCTATTTTATAA
- a CDS encoding Rpn family recombination-promoting nuclease/putative transposase → MRRDSIFYKLFQQSPSLLFELLKY, encoded by the coding sequence ATGCGCCGAGATTCGATTTTCTATAAACTCTTTCAACAATCCCCCAGTTTATTATTTGAACTATTGAAATATTAA
- a CDS encoding IS630 family transposase: protein MQLIAQYSAIILPQYENIRYFVQDESRFGLKTIEGRKITLPGVKPIGDWQWQFKAFWLYGAVEPLTGESLFWQFSHVDTECYQQFLNEFAACYPKSLNILQVDNGLFHQAKRLQIPENIVLLFQPAHSPELNPIERVWEYLKQDLKWELFDNRRASANQGCSTPSSPHSSNCCFFDWL from the coding sequence TTGCAATTAATTGCTCAATACAGTGCCATTATCTTGCCTCAGTACGAAAATATTCGTTATTTTGTACAAGATGAGAGTCGATTTGGACTCAAAACCATTGAAGGACGTAAAATTACTCTTCCCGGAGTTAAGCCTATTGGTGATTGGCAGTGGCAATTTAAAGCGTTCTGGCTATATGGAGCAGTTGAACCACTTACTGGGGAAAGTTTATTTTGGCAGTTTTCTCATGTTGATACCGAATGCTACCAACAATTTTTGAACGAGTTCGCTGCCTGTTATCCCAAATCACTTAACATTCTCCAAGTTGATAACGGCTTATTTCATCAAGCTAAACGTTTACAAATTCCAGAGAATATTGTTCTTTTGTTCCAGCCTGCTCATTCTCCTGAACTCAATCCCATAGAGCGCGTTTGGGAATATCTCAAGCAAGACTTGAAATGGGAGCTATTTGATAACAGGCGAGCATCTGCAAACCAAGGTTGCTCAACTCCTAGCTCTCCTCACTCCTCAAATTGCTGCTTCTTTGACTGGTTATGA
- a CDS encoding helix-turn-helix domain-containing protein, with protein MVGVTQIEIEESVEELEKLLKHQKQSRSKERIQALYLIKGQEMSVSEIAKILGKHRATVHRWLADYREGGIEAVVEFGTSSGRKRAIPDWAVSSLKKQLEQPEGGFQRYTQIQHWLEKTLGVQAEYATVHHLARYRLKAKLKVPRPRNRKQDEEKLESFKKNSVMTCN; from the coding sequence ATGGTAGGGGTAACACAAATCGAGATAGAAGAAAGTGTCGAGGAACTAGAGAAGTTGCTCAAACATCAAAAACAGTCTCGGAGCAAAGAACGTATACAAGCCCTATATCTGATTAAAGGGCAAGAAATGAGTGTAAGTGAGATTGCTAAAATCTTGGGAAAACATCGAGCTACAGTACATCGATGGTTGGCAGATTATCGAGAAGGAGGAATTGAGGCGGTTGTTGAATTTGGAACGAGTTCAGGTCGAAAAAGAGCAATACCAGATTGGGCTGTATCGAGTTTGAAAAAACAACTCGAACAACCAGAAGGTGGGTTTCAACGGTACACACAAATACAACATTGGTTAGAAAAAACCTTGGGTGTGCAAGCTGAGTACGCAACTGTACATCATCTGGCACGTTACAGGCTCAAAGCCAAGCTGAAAGTCCCACGTCCGCGTAACCGAAAACAGGACGAAGAAAAACTAGAGTCTTTTAAAAAAAACTCGGTGATGACTTGCAATTAA
- a CDS encoding DUF4351 domain-containing protein: protein MLLLSIFTICRILFSNWYKRFGELSTEMRSHISSLPLLILEDLSEALLDFGNLADVQVWLEAVGN from the coding sequence ATGCTACTTCTGTCTATTTTTACCATTTGTCGCATTCTTTTTTCAAATTGGTATAAGCGGTTTGGAGAGTTATCAACGGAAATGCGATCGCACATTTCCTCTTTACCCCTACTTATTCTGGAAGATTTGAGCGAAGCATTATTAGACTTTGGCAACCTTGCAGATGTGCAGGTTTGGTTAGAGGCGGTGGGAAATTAA